A window of the Bacteroidota bacterium genome harbors these coding sequences:
- the tsaA gene encoding tRNA (N6-threonylcarbamoyladenosine(37)-N6)-methyltransferase TrmO encodes MKKIELVPVGFVANSVKEAVDDNWGSVVSRLNIEPKFAKGILHIGQFSHAIVVTFLHRSQFDPARHLLRRPRNLHSMPEVGIFSQRAKDRPNPIGITTVKIEAVGADYVDVRGLDAIDGTPIVDIKPYYLQFDCVPAAKAPPWVDELMKEYF; translated from the coding sequence ATGAAAAAGATCGAACTGGTGCCGGTCGGTTTTGTCGCGAATTCCGTCAAGGAAGCGGTCGATGACAACTGGGGGAGCGTCGTCTCGCGCCTGAATATTGAGCCGAAATTTGCGAAAGGGATTCTTCACATCGGCCAATTTTCCCACGCCATCGTTGTTACATTCCTGCACCGCTCGCAGTTCGACCCGGCCAGGCACCTTCTTCGCCGCCCCCGGAACCTGCACTCGATGCCGGAGGTCGGGATATTTTCTCAGCGCGCTAAAGACCGGCCGAATCCGATAGGCATTACGACTGTGAAGATTGAAGCGGTCGGAGCTGACTATGTCGATGTCCGGGGGTTGGATGCGATCGACGGTACGCCCATCGTCGACATCAAACCGTACTACCTGCAATTCGACTGCGTACCGGCGGCGAAGGCGCCGCCATGGGTGGACGAACTGATGAAAGAATATTTTTAG
- a CDS encoding alpha/beta hydrolase, with protein sequence MKTYRGFLILMLFALRCTSYSQDCVLPLYEGTIPNMKSSGGEEIAEKADITRIRNVQSPNIAVYLPSKRFATGQAVVICPGGGYWILAYDLEGTDIARYLNSIGVAGIVLKYRLPTSGNWSEQYKVPLQDAQRAMRLVRHHAAQWNIDAKKIGIMGFSAGGHLASTLGTHFDYGNSSAGDSIEQESCRPDFMVLMYPVISFVDSSVHRGSEEALLGKNPEPSLLTYFSNELQVRDDTPPAFIVHANDDPAVPAENSLLMVKALRAKKIAVELHLVSEGEHGFGLAVHNPHVGAWANDLKLWLGWLNGRN encoded by the coding sequence ATGAAAACATACCGCGGGTTTCTGATCCTGATGCTCTTCGCTCTCCGCTGCACTTCGTACAGTCAAGACTGCGTCCTGCCCCTTTACGAGGGAACAATTCCGAACATGAAAAGCAGTGGAGGGGAAGAGATAGCGGAAAAGGCGGATATCACCCGGATCCGAAATGTCCAGTCCCCTAACATCGCGGTCTATTTGCCGAGCAAACGTTTTGCGACAGGACAGGCGGTTGTTATCTGTCCCGGCGGCGGATATTGGATCCTGGCCTACGATCTTGAGGGGACCGACATTGCGCGGTACCTGAATTCAATCGGCGTTGCCGGCATCGTGCTCAAGTACCGCCTGCCGACCTCCGGCAATTGGAGTGAACAGTATAAAGTACCCCTGCAGGACGCCCAGCGTGCGATGCGCCTGGTCCGTCATCATGCTGCGCAATGGAACATCGACGCGAAGAAGATCGGCATCATGGGCTTCTCCGCCGGCGGACACCTGGCCTCAACACTCGGGACGCATTTCGATTATGGAAATTCGTCGGCGGGCGACTCGATCGAGCAGGAAAGCTGCCGTCCCGATTTCATGGTCCTCATGTATCCGGTAATTTCATTTGTCGACTCCTCCGTTCACCGGGGCTCGGAGGAAGCATTGCTCGGAAAAAATCCCGAGCCAAGCTTGTTGACGTATTTCTCAAACGAACTGCAGGTGCGCGACGATACGCCGCCGGCATTTATCGTACATGCCAACGACGATCCGGCCGTTCCGGCCGAGAACTCATTGTTGATGGTGAAAGCTTTGCGAGCGAAAAAGATCGCGGTGGAGTTGCACCTCGTTTCGGAAGGAGAACACGGCTTCGGGCTGGCCGTACACAATCCGCATGTCGGCGCATGGGCCAACGATCTGAAGCTGTGGCTCGGATGGCTGAATGGAAGAAATTAG
- a CDS encoding DUF3795 domain-containing protein, translated as MKSVPQDSKTLIRYNMPKLTMTAPTRAVHIAPCGMNCGVCRAHQREHEPCPGCRIDDVPKPKTRAHCYIKTCDKLAEQEITFCFDCGDFPCARLMKLDERYRANYGMSMIENLLNIKRYGIRHFVRNENRKWKCQQCGETLCVHHAACPSCGTAWRKYKPLMKRT; from the coding sequence ATGAAATCAGTACCGCAGGATTCCAAAACTCTTATTCGATACAACATGCCGAAGTTGACGATGACAGCGCCTACCAGAGCCGTTCATATTGCTCCGTGCGGAATGAATTGCGGCGTATGCCGGGCGCATCAAAGAGAGCATGAGCCTTGTCCCGGCTGCCGGATCGACGATGTCCCGAAGCCGAAAACCCGCGCCCATTGCTATATTAAGACGTGCGATAAACTGGCTGAGCAAGAAATCACATTTTGCTTTGATTGCGGCGATTTTCCATGTGCGCGGTTGATGAAGCTCGATGAACGATACCGCGCGAACTACGGCATGAGCATGATAGAGAACCTGTTGAACATCAAAAGATACGGAATACGACATTTTGTAAGAAATGAGAACAGAAAATGGAAATGTCAACAATGCGGCGAGACTCTTTGCGTTCACCATGCGGCGTGTCCATCGTGCGGAACGGCCTGGCGTAAGTATAAGCCGCTGATGAAAAGAACATAA
- a CDS encoding GRP family sugar transporter — MFIINDYFLAVCFCVVTMLCWGSWANTSKISTERWPFPLFYWDYSLGLIIVSLIYGLTMGSSGDGGRGFIPDLLQADTDSVVSAFLGGVVFNLSNLLIVAAIAVAGLSVAFPIGVGLALVIGVIVNYVKQPQGNPLFLFGGVLLVVVAMTVNAFAAAKVSKSKGSTPAKGLALSVAGGVIMGFFYRFVAASMTLDFVHPDAGRVTPYSGVFIFSIGVFLSNFLWNTFFMVKPVVGNKSAYADYWKNGTVRLHLIGILGGLIWNTGFLFNLIASDKAGPAISYGLGQGSTMIGAAWGVFVFKEFKGAPASYIATMFICFVIGLGLIVIARL, encoded by the coding sequence ATGTTCATCATCAACGATTATTTTCTCGCCGTCTGTTTTTGCGTCGTCACGATGCTCTGCTGGGGCTCATGGGCCAACACGTCAAAGATCTCGACGGAGCGATGGCCATTCCCGCTTTTTTACTGGGACTACTCGCTCGGCCTCATCATCGTCTCGCTGATCTATGGCCTCACGATGGGCAGCAGCGGTGATGGGGGCAGAGGATTCATTCCCGACCTCTTGCAAGCCGATACCGACTCGGTCGTCTCTGCATTCCTCGGCGGCGTTGTTTTCAATCTTTCGAATTTGCTGATCGTTGCCGCGATCGCCGTCGCCGGTTTGTCGGTGGCCTTTCCCATCGGCGTTGGATTGGCATTGGTGATCGGCGTGATCGTCAATTACGTCAAGCAGCCGCAGGGGAATCCTCTCTTTCTGTTCGGGGGCGTGCTGCTCGTAGTTGTTGCAATGACCGTGAATGCCTTTGCGGCCGCCAAAGTCTCGAAATCAAAAGGCTCGACACCGGCGAAGGGATTAGCCCTCTCGGTAGCGGGGGGCGTCATTATGGGATTCTTTTACCGGTTCGTTGCCGCCAGCATGACGCTCGATTTCGTTCATCCCGATGCCGGCAGAGTTACCCCATATTCCGGGGTATTCATTTTTTCCATCGGCGTCTTCCTCTCCAATTTTTTGTGGAACACGTTCTTTATGGTCAAACCGGTCGTCGGGAACAAATCGGCCTACGCCGATTATTGGAAGAACGGCACTGTGCGTCTGCACCTGATCGGCATTCTCGGCGGGCTCATTTGGAATACGGGATTCCTCTTCAACCTGATCGCCTCGGACAAAGCGGGGCCGGCGATCTCCTACGGCCTCGGGCAGGGTTCGACGATGATCGGGGCGGCCTGGGGGGTATTCGTTTTCAAGGAATTCAAAGGCGCTCCTGCTTCCTACATTGCAACGATGTTCATCTGTTTCGTGATCGGCCTCGGATTGATCGTCATCGCCCGGCTGTGA
- a CDS encoding glycosyl hydrolase family 28 protein, with amino-acid sequence MQRYFILPMLLISAIVMSNAQDSDKDNSTIVVYPSISGLATSDRYSVTANGREIWTEKFRTDFDVSKFPDWFIEPYTKVQQEIHQASFSCSGKVSIAIRVHAPVTHVSIHPMSLGIKPVVGGNGLTFTLPEPRHIVVQIDSLPPLFLFANPAGLEEISSSAPGVHYFGPGVHRPGYITLKDSETVYIAAGGIVYGGIRAKDVSKIRILGRGILDGEAKFNQMVLIENCRDVLVDGIMIRNGEGWTNTLVNCDGITYNNVKVLGFGPACDGIDPLGSRKVRITNSFLRCTDDCIGIKAPNRGQNVDDVLVSGNTMLGYAFSDGVTIGFETDADSISNVTVRNCDVILARGGSRVDGHSGFSIVCDGPSVVRNILYDSIRVERSEVKLFELNITDGKKYGTGPPGHIQNVTLRNVSWAHEGPIMLRGFDEQHKIQSVIFDHCTVAGKPLGELGSKVIHAGKFVEGLLVR; translated from the coding sequence ATGCAGAGATATTTTATTCTTCCAATGCTCCTTATTTCCGCGATTGTGATGTCGAATGCACAGGATTCCGACAAGGATAATTCGACAATAGTTGTTTATCCTTCAATATCCGGTCTTGCGACCAGCGATCGCTATTCGGTCACGGCCAACGGCCGGGAAATCTGGACGGAGAAATTCCGGACAGATTTCGATGTCAGCAAGTTTCCTGACTGGTTTATTGAACCCTACACGAAAGTACAGCAGGAAATTCATCAGGCAAGCTTCTCGTGCAGCGGAAAAGTGAGCATCGCCATTCGCGTTCACGCCCCTGTGACACATGTCTCGATCCATCCGATGAGCCTTGGGATCAAGCCGGTTGTCGGCGGAAACGGCCTGACATTTACCCTTCCTGAACCCCGTCATATCGTTGTTCAGATAGACTCGCTGCCGCCGTTATTTCTTTTTGCAAATCCGGCAGGGCTCGAGGAAATCTCTTCTTCAGCTCCCGGCGTTCACTATTTTGGGCCCGGTGTCCATCGGCCGGGATATATTACACTGAAGGACAGCGAGACCGTTTACATAGCGGCGGGGGGAATTGTCTACGGCGGCATCCGCGCAAAGGATGTTAGCAAGATCCGCATTCTCGGCAGGGGCATTCTGGACGGGGAAGCGAAGTTCAATCAGATGGTGCTCATCGAAAATTGCCGGGACGTTCTCGTTGACGGCATCATGATCCGCAACGGAGAGGGCTGGACGAATACTCTTGTTAATTGTGACGGGATAACATACAATAATGTTAAAGTGCTCGGTTTCGGTCCCGCATGCGACGGAATAGACCCGCTCGGCTCAAGAAAAGTGAGGATCACGAACTCCTTTCTCCGTTGCACCGATGACTGCATCGGGATCAAAGCTCCCAACCGTGGTCAGAACGTCGATGACGTTCTAGTAAGCGGAAATACGATGCTCGGGTACGCCTTCAGCGACGGCGTCACGATCGGTTTCGAGACCGATGCCGATTCAATCAGCAACGTTACCGTCCGAAATTGCGATGTGATCTTAGCCCGCGGCGGGAGCCGCGTGGACGGGCACAGCGGGTTCAGCATTGTATGCGACGGACCGTCCGTTGTCCGCAATATTCTTTACGACAGCATCCGTGTCGAGCGGTCCGAGGTCAAATTATTCGAATTGAACATCACCGACGGGAAGAAATATGGCACCGGTCCCCCCGGGCATATTCAGAACGTCACGCTTAGAAATGTTTCCTGGGCACATGAAGGACCGATCATGCTGAGAGGATTCGACGAACAGCACAAAATTCAATCGGTGATTTTCGATCATTGCACCGTTGCGGGAAAGCCGCTCGGCGAGCTCGGCTCTAAGGTAATTCATGCCGGGAAGTTCGTCGAGGGATTGCTCGTCAGATAA
- a CDS encoding glycoside hydrolase family 9 protein — protein sequence MSTRQHFLFVSLLTLITFAAAQEAGMVYVDKATLVTSQVGFSGNSPKTVTLLPSLHESKLPDEIPFFIDRLGSRLKRDQWHPKSWKGATFRWPFDLDKGSYLQPGQSEGETPAFRGTLRKIQTRWGIFWQGDFSNFREPGLYQIETEYGFTTPFVIEHNPYDRFIRSYLNYLYCQRSGTEIPGIRPLENFDDGVTDSGGVYIPAAGGWNDAGDFRKWISQTSSHLEALGMIVKYGDPVYKTAAQEEIRWGNKFFHSMITAEGRVYEDIGSGPLRTGGNYAADWWCENHAGCLAAGEGKSDNIINNGDERKIRTTYNPVCQFLFVRNQEFAAQALDSADAGVCRQLAERAWNYSQQAGHDGRTLFVAEELLAAAELYASGSRSVTVHHLEMLADQLLQRQETGEQHLSGYFYEKDKTDGYRSIVWNAEPAMALLRLCELQLPGADAMTKRCRESVERYVEKYLLKDALSNPFGVTPYGIFVKPLYADEVTFRDAGGGNFVRTFINPLNSQEMVHGTDAVLMHHAYLLARAGKLWHKPEYISECEKLLQWATGHNTTGLCLFTGVGFRHPVIASFVNYRIPDATLDGFIGRVDDTPYMETSNAVEWNTQEVWGVPFYHAIGAVTYLSQYLSTDK from the coding sequence ATGAGCACGAGACAGCATTTTCTTTTCGTCTCCCTTCTCACACTGATCACGTTCGCCGCTGCGCAGGAGGCAGGAATGGTGTATGTCGACAAAGCAACGCTCGTGACGTCTCAAGTCGGATTCAGCGGGAACAGTCCCAAGACGGTCACGTTGCTCCCATCGCTTCATGAATCAAAACTTCCCGATGAAATTCCCTTCTTCATCGACCGGCTCGGCTCGCGCCTGAAACGCGATCAGTGGCATCCGAAAAGCTGGAAAGGGGCCACGTTCCGCTGGCCGTTCGACCTCGACAAGGGGAGCTATCTTCAGCCTGGGCAGTCCGAAGGCGAGACGCCGGCATTTCGCGGTACGTTGCGGAAAATTCAGACGCGATGGGGAATCTTCTGGCAGGGGGATTTTTCAAACTTTCGCGAGCCGGGTCTCTATCAGATCGAAACCGAATACGGCTTCACGACACCGTTCGTCATCGAACATAATCCATACGACCGCTTTATCCGAAGCTATCTGAATTATCTTTACTGTCAGAGGTCGGGGACGGAGATTCCGGGCATTCGTCCGCTTGAGAATTTCGACGACGGGGTCACCGATTCGGGCGGAGTCTATATTCCGGCCGCCGGAGGATGGAACGACGCCGGCGATTTCCGCAAGTGGATCTCCCAGACAAGTTCTCACCTCGAGGCGCTGGGCATGATTGTGAAGTACGGCGACCCGGTTTACAAAACCGCCGCTCAGGAAGAAATACGATGGGGAAATAAGTTCTTCCATTCTATGATCACGGCGGAGGGGCGCGTTTACGAAGATATCGGTAGCGGACCTCTGCGGACAGGAGGAAATTACGCCGCGGACTGGTGGTGCGAAAACCATGCCGGATGTCTTGCTGCCGGCGAGGGAAAGAGCGATAACATCATCAATAACGGCGACGAACGGAAGATCCGGACGACATACAATCCGGTCTGCCAGTTCCTCTTTGTTCGGAATCAAGAGTTCGCCGCTCAAGCGCTCGACTCGGCCGATGCGGGAGTGTGCAGACAGCTCGCAGAACGTGCATGGAACTACAGCCAGCAGGCCGGCCACGATGGACGGACGCTCTTCGTTGCGGAAGAACTCCTCGCGGCGGCCGAACTGTATGCATCGGGAAGCAGATCCGTGACTGTCCATCATCTGGAAATGCTCGCCGATCAATTGCTGCAGCGTCAGGAAACGGGAGAGCAGCACCTGAGCGGGTATTTTTATGAGAAAGATAAAACAGACGGCTACCGGAGCATTGTGTGGAATGCTGAGCCGGCTATGGCGCTGCTTCGCCTCTGCGAACTTCAATTGCCCGGCGCGGACGCGATGACCAAAAGATGCAGGGAATCGGTCGAGCGTTACGTCGAAAAGTATCTGCTCAAGGATGCCTTGAGCAATCCGTTTGGAGTCACGCCTTACGGAATATTCGTCAAGCCGTTGTACGCCGATGAAGTAACCTTCCGGGACGCAGGAGGGGGAAATTTTGTCCGCACATTCATCAACCCGCTGAACTCGCAGGAGATGGTACACGGAACCGACGCCGTGCTGATGCATCACGCCTATCTGCTCGCCCGCGCCGGAAAGTTATGGCACAAGCCGGAATATATCAGCGAGTGCGAAAAACTTCTGCAGTGGGCGACCGGCCATAACACTACCGGATTGTGCTTGTTCACCGGCGTCGGATTCAGACATCCGGTCATCGCCTCATTCGTGAACTACCGGATCCCCGATGCCACTCTCGACGGTTTCATCGGACGAGTGGATGATACCCCGTACATGGAGACTTCGAACGCGGTGGAGTGGAACACGCAGGAAGTGTGGGGGGTGCCGTTCTACCATGCCATCGGAGCGGTCACGTATCTGTCACAATATCTCTCAACAGACAAATAG